In one Rutidosis leptorrhynchoides isolate AG116_Rl617_1_P2 chromosome 8, CSIRO_AGI_Rlap_v1, whole genome shotgun sequence genomic region, the following are encoded:
- the LOC139861468 gene encoding protein ETHYLENE INSENSITIVE 3 has product MHMFDDMGFNEQLNVFCAQSAQGEVNYIPTETGTVMDDDYSDEEIDVDELERRMWRDKMKLKKLKESSNQVKENISTVKQQQSNEQARRKKMSRAQDGILKYMLKMMEVCKAQGFVYGIIPEKGKPVSGSSDNLREWWKDKVRFDRNGPAAVAKFQAANLTPGENETTTTIGPTPHTLLELQDTTLGSLLSALMQHCDPPQRRFPLEKGVPPPWWPTGNEDWWPQLGLPKDQGGSPPYKKPHDLKKAWKVGVLTAVIKHMFPDVGKIRKLVRQSKCLQDKMTAKESATWLAVVNQEESLARELYPELCPPVMSSGWSGSFAVNDDSGEYDVEVGQPSFDLEDVKPNNIGLVNYQGVDLGMTDRKRKCSTNEEVVDHKIYTCEFLNCPYNQQFHGFLDRSTRDNHQMNCIYRNKISSAQFAGVPNLNFDQSKPDFDLTVLGVPEDGQKMINDLMSFYDTNIQENNIKSNDLFHGQSRVRFQEHNAKPDPFLGGSRMQFQENNFVRHGFESNMTLQQEAGNFNNIYQDGGFKMMFGSSFNTEYTLPKQDGPVWF; this is encoded by the coding sequence ATGCATATGTTTGATGACATGGGATTTAATGAACAACTTAATGTTTTTTGTGCTCAAAGTGCACAAGGTGAGGTGAATTATATTCCAACCGAAACAGGAACAGTCATGGACGATGATTATTCAGATGAAGAAATTGACGTTGATGAGCTTGAACGAAGAATGTGGAGGGATAAAATGAAACTTAAAAAGCTCAAAGAATCATCAAATCAAGTTAAAGAAAACATAAGTACCGTCAAACAACAACAGTCGAACGAGCAAGCACGAAGGAAGAAAATGTCAAGAGCACAAGATGGGATATTAAAATACATGTTGAAAATGATGGAAGTTTGCAAAGCACAAGGTTTTGTTTATGGAATTATACCCGAAAAAGGGAAACCAGTTAGCGGGTCATCTGATAATCTCCGAGAATGGTGGAAAGATAAAGTTCGGTTTGACCGTAATGGGCCCGCCGCGGTAGCCAAGTTTCAAGCGGCTAACTTAACCCCAGGGGAAAACGAGACAACAACTACCATTGGGCCGACCCCACACACGTTACTAGAGCTTCAAGACACGACACTTGGCTCGTTATTATCAGCTCTAATGCAACATTGTGATCCTCCACAACGACGGTTTCCATTAGAAAAAGGGGTCCCACCGCCATGGTGGCCCACTGGGAACGAAGATTGGTGGCCGCAGTTAGGGTTGCCGAAAGATCAAGGTGGGTCCCCACCTTATAAAAAGCCACATGATTTGAAAAAGGCGTGGAAAGTTGGCGTTTTGACTGCGGTTATAAAACATATGTTTCCGGATGTGGGTAAGATTAGGAAACTTGTGAGACAATCGAAATGTTTACAAGATAAAATGACTGCTAAAGAGAGTGCAACATGGTTAGCCGTGGTTAACCAAGAGGAGTCGTTGGCTCGAGAACTTTATCCTGAACTATGCCCGCCCGTTATGTCGTCAGGCTGGAGTGGTTCGTTTGCGGTTAACGATGATTCTGGTGAGTACGACGTTGAAGTTGGTCAACCAAGCTTTGATTTGGAAGATGTTAAACCAAACAATATTGGTTTGGTCAACTATCAAGGAGTTGACTTGGGTATGACAGACAgaaaaagaaagtgttcaacaaaTGAAGAAGTTGTTGATCACAAAATTTATACTTGTGAGTTCTTGAATTGTCCTTATAATCAACAATTTCATGGGTTCCTTGACCGGTCAACACGGGATAATCATCAAATGAACTGCATTTATAGGAACAAAATTTCATCAGCTCAGTTTGCAGGCGTTCCTAACCTCAATTTTGACCAGTCAAAACCAGATTTTGATCTGACGGTTCTTGGTGTTCCTGAAGATGGGCAAAAGATGATCAATGATCTTATGTCTTTTTATGACACCAATATTCAAGAAAATAACATAAAGTCCAATGATCTGTTTCATGGCCAATCAAGGGTTCGGTTTCAAGAACATAACGCAAAGCCCGACCCGTTTCTTGGCGGGTCAAGAATGCAGTTTCAAGAAAACAACTTTGTTCGACATGGATTTGAGAGTAACATGACTCTTCAACAAGAAGCAGGCAATTTCAATAACATTTATCAAGACGGTGGTTTCAAAATGATGTTTGGTTCTTCGTTTAATACGGAATACACGTTGCCAAAGCAGGATGGGCCTGTTTGGTTCTAG